A section of the Caballeronia sp. M1242 genome encodes:
- the gltX gene encoding glutamate--tRNA ligase, with protein sequence MTQVRTRFAPSPTGFIHLGNIRSALYPWAFARKMKGTFVLRIEDTDVERSTEASVDAILEGMAWLGLDFDEGPFYQMQRMDRYREVVGQMLEKGLAYHCYMSTEELDALRERQRAAGEKPRYDGTWRPEPGKTLPPIPEGVKPVVRFRNPLTGVVAWDDAVKGRIEISNEELDDLVIARPDGTPTYNFCVVVDDLDMEITHVIRGDDHVNNTPRQINILRALGGETPVYAHLPTVLNEQGEKMSKRHGAMAVMGYRDAGYLPEAVVNYLARLGWSHGDAEIFSREQFIEWFDLEHLGKSPAQYDHDKLNWLNAHYIKEADNARLAGLTRPFLLQAGIDAAAIDNGAPLDQVVGLLKDRASTVKDIADNAAMFYREPTIEADAFAQHVTDAVRPAIADLRAALEQAEWTKEGISAALKATLGAHKLKMPQLAMPVRLLVAGTTHTPSIDIVLMLFGRDTVLRRLARAAA encoded by the coding sequence ATGACCCAAGTCCGTACCCGCTTCGCCCCGAGCCCGACCGGCTTCATCCATCTCGGCAACATCCGCTCCGCGCTCTATCCGTGGGCGTTCGCGCGCAAGATGAAAGGGACCTTCGTGCTGCGTATCGAGGATACGGACGTCGAACGTTCGACGGAGGCGTCCGTCGACGCGATTCTCGAAGGCATGGCGTGGCTCGGCCTCGATTTCGACGAAGGCCCGTTCTATCAGATGCAACGCATGGACCGTTATCGCGAGGTCGTCGGCCAGATGCTGGAGAAGGGTCTCGCCTACCACTGCTATATGTCGACGGAAGAACTCGACGCGTTGCGCGAGCGTCAGCGCGCCGCCGGCGAAAAGCCGCGGTACGACGGCACGTGGCGTCCGGAACCGGGCAAGACGCTGCCGCCGATTCCGGAAGGCGTGAAGCCGGTGGTGCGCTTTCGCAATCCGCTGACGGGCGTGGTCGCGTGGGACGACGCGGTGAAGGGGCGAATCGAGATATCGAACGAAGAGCTCGACGACCTCGTGATCGCGCGCCCCGACGGCACGCCGACGTACAACTTCTGCGTGGTCGTCGACGATCTCGACATGGAGATCACGCACGTGATCCGCGGCGATGACCACGTGAACAACACGCCGCGCCAGATCAACATCCTGCGCGCGCTCGGCGGCGAGACGCCGGTTTATGCGCATCTGCCGACCGTGCTGAACGAGCAGGGCGAAAAGATGAGCAAGCGTCACGGCGCGATGGCCGTGATGGGTTACCGCGATGCCGGGTACTTGCCGGAGGCGGTCGTCAACTATCTGGCGCGGCTCGGCTGGTCGCACGGCGATGCGGAGATTTTCTCGCGCGAGCAGTTCATCGAATGGTTCGACCTGGAGCATCTCGGCAAGTCGCCCGCGCAATACGACCACGACAAGCTCAATTGGCTGAACGCGCACTACATCAAGGAAGCGGACAACGCGCGGCTCGCCGGGCTGACGCGGCCGTTCCTGCTGCAAGCCGGGATCGACGCCGCGGCAATCGACAACGGCGCGCCGCTCGATCAGGTCGTCGGGCTGCTGAAGGATCGCGCGTCGACGGTGAAGGACATCGCCGACAACGCCGCGATGTTCTATCGCGAGCCCACGATCGAAGCCGACGCGTTCGCGCAGCATGTGACCGACGCCGTGCGGCCGGCCATCGCGGACCTGCGCGCGGCGCTCGAACAAGCCGAGTGGACCAAGGAGGGCATCTCGGCGGCATTGAAGGCGACGCTCGGCGCGCACAAGCTCAAGATGCCGCAACTCGCGATGCCGGTGCGCCTGCTCGTCGCGGGCACGACGCATACGCCGTCCATCGACATCGTGCTGATGCTGTTCGGCCGCGACACGGTGCTGCGTCGTCTGGCGCGCGCGGCCGCTTGA
- a CDS encoding patatin-like phospholipase family protein — protein MESSSRLISRRAFSLAAASSVLAACTSTSGGRLGGKSAPVANTPAPDPQRAARIGLALGGGAARGFAHIGVIKALEARNVRVDLVAGTSAGSVIAALYASGMTGIAMNKLALTMDEASISDWAMPFRARGILQGVALQNFLNKTLDNRPIEKMAKPLGIVATDLKTGQPILFQRGNTGVAVRASCSVPSIFEPVKIGDHEYVDGGLVSPVPAAFAHKMGADFVIAVDISARPETALTQSSFDVLMQTFTIMGQSIKAYELDKYANAVIRPNLNAMSSSDFSQRNAAILAGEEAVSKMWPTLQRQLAERGMRV, from the coding sequence TTGGAATCATCGTCACGTCTCATTTCCCGCCGTGCATTCTCGCTCGCGGCGGCGTCGTCCGTTCTTGCGGCCTGCACGAGCACGAGCGGCGGCCGCCTCGGCGGCAAGAGCGCGCCGGTCGCGAATACGCCGGCCCCGGACCCGCAACGCGCCGCGCGAATCGGCCTCGCGCTCGGCGGCGGCGCGGCGCGCGGGTTTGCGCATATCGGCGTCATCAAGGCGCTCGAAGCGCGCAACGTCCGCGTCGATCTGGTCGCGGGCACGAGCGCGGGTTCGGTGATCGCGGCGTTGTACGCGTCCGGCATGACCGGCATCGCGATGAACAAACTGGCGCTGACGATGGACGAAGCCTCCATCAGCGACTGGGCGATGCCCTTTCGCGCGCGCGGCATCCTGCAAGGCGTGGCGCTGCAGAACTTCCTGAACAAGACGCTCGACAACCGGCCGATCGAAAAGATGGCGAAGCCGCTCGGCATCGTCGCCACCGACCTCAAAACCGGCCAGCCGATTCTCTTCCAGCGCGGCAATACCGGCGTGGCCGTGCGGGCGTCGTGCAGCGTGCCGTCGATCTTCGAGCCGGTGAAGATCGGTGACCACGAATATGTCGATGGCGGACTGGTGAGCCCGGTGCCCGCCGCGTTCGCGCACAAGATGGGCGCGGATTTCGTGATCGCGGTCGATATCTCCGCGCGGCCGGAAACGGCGCTCACGCAGAGTTCGTTCGACGTGCTGATGCAGACGTTCACCATCATGGGCCAGTCGATCAAGGCTTACGAGCTGGACAAATACGCGAACGCGGTCATCCGCCCGAATCTGAACGCGATGAGCAGCAGCGACTTCAGTCAGCGCAACGCCGCGATCCTTGCGGGCGAAGAAGCGGTGTCGAAGATGTGGCCGACGTTGCAGCGGCAACTGGCCGAGCGCGGCATGCGCGTTTGA
- a CDS encoding c-type cytochrome: MKSIMTRTVRRSLMRVLPFALSALALSACHSDGDVAQKAAASPEVVARGRYLAQAADCAACHTAEGGAPFAGGVKLESQFGTFYGSNITPDAKYGIGKWTSDAFYAALHDGKTPHGKLYPAMPYTSYRQMSREDSDAIYAYLMAQKPAAVPNVQASLRFPYNMRFAVRFWDMLFVNDALPDASAGQSADWTRGRYLANALGHCAECHTPRGAFGQLANAKALQGGALGRIAAPDITPAALAARGWTGADLQAYFSTGVARQGSAFGEMHRVVYLSTQHLNRDDARALATYLLGDAPPAPAPVKLQSADAEQLAAGRNLYLDSCAGCHGREGEGKPHVAVAMTDNSTLRQGDARNLIVSMLDGIETQPFAGVERMQPMPGFAATYSDEQIAQLANYLRATWGGQPGDVTADKVKSLR; encoded by the coding sequence ATGAAATCGATCATGACGCGTACCGTGCGCCGCTCGTTGATGCGTGTGCTTCCGTTTGCACTGTCCGCGCTCGCGCTGTCCGCGTGCCACAGCGATGGCGATGTGGCGCAGAAGGCCGCCGCTTCGCCGGAAGTCGTCGCTCGCGGACGCTACCTCGCGCAAGCGGCTGACTGCGCTGCCTGCCACACGGCCGAAGGCGGCGCGCCGTTCGCGGGCGGCGTGAAGCTGGAGTCGCAATTCGGCACGTTCTATGGCAGCAACATCACGCCCGATGCGAAGTACGGCATCGGCAAATGGACGTCCGACGCGTTCTACGCGGCACTGCACGACGGCAAGACGCCGCATGGCAAGCTGTATCCCGCGATGCCGTACACGTCGTACCGGCAGATGTCGCGCGAAGACAGCGACGCTATCTACGCTTACCTGATGGCGCAAAAGCCCGCCGCGGTGCCGAACGTCCAAGCGAGTCTGCGCTTTCCGTACAACATGCGTTTCGCGGTGCGGTTCTGGGACATGCTGTTTGTGAACGACGCGCTGCCCGATGCATCCGCAGGCCAATCGGCCGACTGGACGCGCGGCCGCTACCTTGCCAACGCGCTGGGGCACTGCGCGGAATGCCACACGCCGCGCGGCGCGTTCGGCCAGCTCGCGAACGCGAAGGCGCTGCAGGGCGGCGCGCTCGGACGCATCGCCGCGCCGGATATCACGCCGGCTGCATTGGCGGCGCGCGGCTGGACCGGCGCGGACTTGCAGGCGTACTTCTCGACGGGCGTCGCGCGGCAGGGTTCGGCATTCGGCGAAATGCATCGGGTCGTGTATCTGAGCACGCAGCATCTGAATCGCGATGACGCCCGCGCGCTCGCGACGTATCTGCTCGGTGACGCGCCCCCCGCGCCAGCGCCGGTCAAGCTGCAATCGGCCGACGCGGAACAACTCGCAGCCGGCCGCAACCTGTATCTCGATTCGTGCGCCGGCTGTCACGGACGCGAAGGCGAGGGCAAGCCGCACGTCGCTGTCGCGATGACGGACAACTCGACGCTGCGCCAGGGCGACGCGCGCAACCTGATCGTATCGATGCTCGACGGCATCGAAACGCAGCCGTTCGCGGGCGTCGAACGCATGCAGCCGATGCCAGGCTTCGCCGCGACCTACAGCGACGAGCAGATCGCGCAGTTGGCCAACTACTTGCGGGCGACATGGGGCGGCCAGCCCGGCGATGTCACCGCCGACAAGGTGAAGTCGCTGCGCTGA
- a CDS encoding (2Fe-2S)-binding protein has product MTAIPSAAGVDMRSLSMTINGNKVGPMPVPSGLPMIDFLHEYAGLTGSRLGCGQGVCHACVVIVDHADGTSEEVRTCINGAHFFDGKTVRTIEGHAKRNERGEVVELSPVQQQFLDHFSFQCGYCTPGFVNATTVLLERLKREPIAKDQIEATIMAALNDHICRCTGYVRYYEAVKDLVLATPGLVKDAA; this is encoded by the coding sequence ATGACGGCCATCCCATCCGCCGCGGGCGTCGACATGCGCTCGCTCTCGATGACGATCAACGGCAACAAGGTCGGCCCGATGCCGGTGCCGTCCGGTTTGCCGATGATCGACTTTCTGCACGAATACGCCGGTCTCACGGGCTCGCGGCTGGGCTGCGGGCAGGGCGTGTGCCATGCGTGCGTGGTGATCGTCGATCACGCGGACGGCACGAGCGAGGAAGTGCGCACGTGCATCAACGGCGCGCACTTCTTCGACGGCAAGACGGTGCGGACCATCGAAGGACACGCGAAGCGCAACGAACGCGGCGAGGTGGTCGAACTGTCGCCGGTGCAGCAGCAGTTCCTCGATCATTTCAGCTTCCAGTGCGGCTATTGCACGCCGGGTTTCGTCAACGCGACGACGGTGCTGCTCGAGCGGCTCAAGCGCGAGCCGATCGCGAAGGATCAGATCGAAGCGACGATCATGGCCGCGCTCAACGACCACATCTGCCGCTGCACGGGCTATGTGCGCTACTACGAAGCCGTGAAGGACCTCGTGCTCGCCACGCCCGGACTCGTGAAGGACGCCGCATGA
- a CDS encoding xanthine dehydrogenase family protein molybdopterin-binding subunit, protein MGKLGLSRRGFLKAGALAGVSVFIAPLGSRAFAALFEERILTPVQWHATSGYPKFRIDGIAKVTGDKVFARDIRAKDMPHWPQEQSHALILRTTLADRLYEGIDLSILDGGLAPDRVVTADDLARDKLAFPAFYGDDMLLPAGKTPAYLGQAVAILIYHDFARFRLAKDKLQFREGVVRYGATTGFIERDPWASFRFVRVGGKTPFDDDAFSSLKDSPLFPHMLKKREPVWADANEHGKLDEQGMFHAQAIANALDHPPGEWLVVDREYKTQSVDTAALEPDNVNCWYDAATQSLHMVVPTQGPYEVAQSALEMATKSRFTVKNLFLHPCYTVGYGSKDHFNVPFYGLVAAMYGDGRPVRLAFDRFEQFQSSLKRHAFDMRYRMAVDRKTGKIQAFKGEFIANGGGRCNFSPSVAMVGATAAQSIYYIPQSDLTAVAIASRAVDAGSARGYGTLQSMAATEMMIDDIAAQLGTDPIDLRLANVMRTGMKNTQGAIPAGAVRAEDVLRQAKAHPLWAGRAQRKAEYEAAHPGMRYGVGFACVQKDFGTGAESAFAKVEFSADGRIALSHSGAEIGTGSSTAQALVVAKWLGKPAAEVHMAVTDWADLPVVTSGDPYLMSQAEQDRLSANPRWSPAYMSPASATNSAYYFSHATREAARVLFRHGLWPAAMAIWGQGIGGGQAASFVVRIEDARWRDGKLSADGLEPIPFDVLAKKAHELGLATGAVVHTFNRWQWSEAQFDIAGTADQLPLDGLSVRFGSGAADKGKATANGYHVLDRTRVMIPPVQRNNAMVTYYSAVGTLVELAVNEASGKVELLSHHSILECGNPIAPQLVSGQLQGGLAMGIGHALHEYLPLYEDGPGNGTWNFNRYRLPLASDVAVWNQTSDVLSPLSETDPPKGIAEVVMIPVVGAIVNAIAHAIGHRFTDLPVTPQNIQEVLA, encoded by the coding sequence ATGGGGAAACTCGGCCTGTCGCGTCGCGGTTTTCTGAAGGCGGGGGCGCTCGCGGGCGTATCCGTGTTCATCGCGCCTTTGGGCAGCCGCGCGTTCGCCGCGCTGTTCGAAGAGCGCATTCTGACGCCCGTTCAATGGCATGCGACGAGCGGCTATCCGAAGTTCCGCATCGACGGCATCGCGAAAGTCACGGGCGACAAAGTCTTCGCACGCGATATCCGCGCGAAGGACATGCCGCATTGGCCGCAGGAGCAATCGCATGCGCTGATCCTGCGCACGACGCTCGCGGATCGCCTCTACGAAGGCATCGACCTTTCGATCCTCGACGGCGGGCTCGCGCCCGATCGCGTCGTGACGGCGGATGACCTCGCGCGCGACAAGCTCGCGTTTCCCGCCTTTTACGGCGACGACATGCTGCTGCCCGCCGGCAAGACCCCCGCGTATCTCGGCCAGGCGGTCGCCATCCTGATTTATCACGACTTCGCGCGCTTCCGTCTCGCGAAGGACAAACTTCAGTTCCGCGAAGGCGTCGTCCGCTATGGCGCGACGACGGGTTTCATCGAGCGCGATCCGTGGGCGTCGTTCCGCTTCGTGCGCGTGGGCGGCAAGACGCCGTTCGACGACGACGCGTTCTCCAGCCTGAAAGACTCGCCGCTTTTCCCGCACATGCTGAAAAAGCGCGAGCCCGTCTGGGCCGACGCCAACGAACACGGCAAGCTCGACGAGCAGGGCATGTTCCACGCGCAGGCCATCGCGAACGCGCTGGATCATCCGCCGGGAGAATGGCTCGTCGTGGATCGCGAATACAAGACGCAATCCGTCGATACCGCCGCGCTCGAACCCGACAACGTGAACTGCTGGTACGACGCGGCAACGCAGTCGCTGCACATGGTCGTGCCGACGCAAGGGCCGTATGAAGTCGCGCAGAGCGCGCTGGAGATGGCGACGAAATCGCGCTTCACGGTGAAGAACCTGTTCCTGCATCCGTGTTACACGGTCGGCTACGGCTCAAAGGATCACTTCAACGTGCCGTTCTACGGTCTCGTCGCGGCGATGTACGGTGACGGCCGCCCGGTGCGCCTCGCGTTCGACCGCTTCGAGCAGTTCCAGAGCTCGCTCAAGCGCCACGCGTTCGACATGCGTTATCGCATGGCGGTCGACAGGAAGACCGGCAAGATTCAGGCGTTCAAGGGCGAGTTCATCGCGAACGGCGGCGGACGCTGCAATTTCTCGCCGTCGGTGGCGATGGTCGGCGCGACCGCCGCGCAATCCATCTACTACATTCCGCAGAGCGACCTGACCGCGGTCGCCATCGCTTCGCGCGCCGTCGATGCGGGCTCGGCGCGCGGCTACGGCACGCTGCAAAGCATGGCGGCGACCGAAATGATGATCGACGACATCGCCGCGCAACTCGGCACGGACCCGATCGACCTGCGTCTAGCCAACGTCATGCGCACCGGCATGAAGAACACGCAAGGCGCGATTCCGGCAGGCGCCGTGCGCGCGGAAGACGTGCTGCGGCAGGCGAAGGCGCATCCGCTGTGGGCGGGGCGCGCGCAACGCAAGGCGGAGTACGAAGCCGCGCATCCGGGCATGCGCTATGGCGTTGGCTTCGCGTGCGTGCAGAAAGACTTCGGCACCGGCGCGGAGAGCGCGTTCGCCAAAGTCGAATTCAGCGCGGACGGACGCATCGCGCTCTCGCACTCGGGCGCGGAGATCGGCACGGGATCATCCACGGCGCAGGCGCTCGTCGTCGCAAAGTGGCTCGGCAAGCCCGCCGCCGAGGTCCACATGGCCGTCACCGACTGGGCGGATCTGCCCGTCGTCACGAGCGGCGATCCGTACCTCATGTCGCAGGCCGAGCAGGACAGGCTGAGCGCGAATCCGCGCTGGTCGCCCGCGTACATGTCGCCGGCGAGCGCGACGAATTCTGCGTACTACTTCTCGCACGCGACGCGCGAGGCGGCGCGCGTGCTGTTCCGCCACGGCCTCTGGCCCGCCGCGATGGCGATCTGGGGCCAAGGCATCGGCGGCGGTCAGGCGGCATCGTTCGTCGTGCGAATAGAAGACGCGCGCTGGAGAGACGGCAAGCTGTCCGCCGACGGCCTCGAGCCGATTCCGTTCGACGTCCTCGCGAAGAAGGCGCACGAACTCGGACTCGCGACCGGCGCGGTCGTGCACACGTTCAACCGCTGGCAGTGGAGCGAAGCGCAGTTCGACATTGCAGGCACGGCCGATCAGTTGCCGCTCGACGGCTTGTCGGTGCGCTTCGGCAGCGGTGCCGCCGATAAAGGCAAGGCGACCGCCAACGGGTATCACGTGCTCGACCGCACGCGCGTGATGATTCCGCCGGTGCAGCGCAATAACGCGATGGTCACGTACTACAGCGCGGTGGGCACGCTCGTCGAACTGGCCGTGAACGAGGCGAGCGGCAAGGTCGAACTGCTGTCGCATCACTCGATTCTCGAATGCGGCAATCCGATCGCGCCGCAACTCGTCTCGGGGCAGTTGCAGGGCGGCCTCGCGATGGGCATCGGGCACGCGCTGCACGAGTATCTGCCGCTCTACGAAGACGGCCCCGGCAACGGCACGTGGAACTTCAACCGCTACCGGCTGCCGCTCGCGAGCGATGTCGCCGTGTGGAATCAGACCAGCGACGTGCTGTCGCCGCTCAGTGAGACCGATCCGCCGAAGGGCATCGCCGAAGTGGTGATGATTCCGGTGGTCGGGGCCATCGTCAACGCGATCGCGCACGCGATCGGCCATCGCTTCACCGACCTGCCGGTGACGCCGCAAAACATTCAGGAGGTGCTCGCATGA
- the iscX gene encoding Fe-S cluster assembly protein IscX, which translates to MKWTDTQEIAMALTDAHQDVDPQYVRFTDLHRWVTELEGFDDDPQKSNEKILEAIQAAWIEDADY; encoded by the coding sequence ATGAAGTGGACAGATACTCAGGAGATCGCGATGGCCCTGACCGACGCGCACCAGGATGTCGATCCGCAATATGTGCGTTTCACGGACCTGCATCGCTGGGTGACCGAGCTGGAAGGTTTCGACGACGACCCGCAGAAATCGAACGAGAAGATTCTCGAAGCCATTCAGGCGGCGTGGATCGAAGACGCGGACTACTGA
- the fdx gene encoding ISC system 2Fe-2S type ferredoxin, translated as MPQIVVLPHVELCPDGAVIDADVGKSICDNLLEHGIEIEHACEKSCACTTCHVIIREGFNALEPSSEDEDDLLDKAWGLEPTSRLSCQAMMPAEDDLVVEIPRYSINHAKENH; from the coding sequence ATGCCTCAAATCGTTGTGCTGCCTCATGTCGAACTTTGCCCGGACGGCGCGGTGATCGACGCCGATGTCGGCAAGAGCATCTGCGACAACCTGCTGGAACACGGAATCGAGATCGAGCACGCGTGCGAGAAGTCGTGCGCGTGCACGACCTGTCACGTCATCATCCGCGAGGGCTTCAACGCGCTCGAACCGTCCAGCGAGGACGAAGACGATCTGCTCGACAAAGCCTGGGGTCTCGAGCCGACATCGCGGTTATCATGTCAGGCGATGATGCCCGCCGAGGACGATCTGGTGGTCGAGATTCCCCGGTACTCCATCAATCACGCCAAAGAAAATCACTGA
- the hscA gene encoding Fe-S protein assembly chaperone HscA has product MALLQISEPGMAPAPHQRRVAVGIDLGTTNSLVAAVRNSVPEALPDEDGHVLLPSVVRYLEKGGRRIGRIAKEEAATDPRNTIVSVKRFMGRGKSEVEGAENAPYDFVDAPGMVQIRTVDGVKSPVEVSAEILATLRYRAEDTLGEDLVGAVITVPAYFDEAQRQATKDAAKLAGLNVLRLLNEPTAAAIAYGLDNASEGLYAVYDLGGGTFDLSILKLTKGVFEVLAAGGDSALGGDDFDHALYRHVLTQAGIQPKTPEDVRLLLDRVRTAKEALSSASETRVQASLSSGETIDVAVTEAQFAALTESLVARTLGPTKKALRDAKVTPADIKGVVLVGGATRMPVIRRAVEAFFGQPPLVNLDPDQVVALGAAIQADLLAGNRRGEGDDWLLLDVIPLSLGVETMGGLTEKIIPRNSTIPTARAQDFTTFKDGQTAMAIHVVQGERELVSDCRSLARFELRGIPPMAAGAARIRVTYQVDADGLLSVFAREQTSGVEASVVVKPSYGLADDDVARMLEESFKTAETDMRARALREALVEAQRLIEATQAALAADGELLDEAERAQIETLIGELATRSQSESVEQIDEATKALAAATDEFAARRMNKSIRRALAGRKLDDV; this is encoded by the coding sequence ATGGCTTTACTGCAAATCTCAGAACCCGGCATGGCGCCCGCGCCGCACCAGCGGCGCGTGGCGGTCGGCATCGATCTCGGCACCACGAACTCGCTCGTGGCCGCCGTGCGCAACAGCGTGCCCGAAGCGTTGCCCGACGAGGACGGCCATGTGCTGCTGCCGTCGGTGGTGCGCTATCTGGAGAAGGGCGGCCGGCGCATCGGCCGTATCGCGAAGGAAGAAGCCGCGACGGACCCGCGCAACACGATCGTGTCGGTGAAGCGCTTCATGGGCCGCGGCAAGAGCGAAGTGGAAGGCGCGGAAAACGCGCCGTACGATTTCGTCGACGCGCCCGGCATGGTGCAGATTCGCACGGTCGATGGCGTGAAGAGCCCGGTCGAAGTGTCGGCGGAGATTCTCGCGACGCTGCGTTACCGCGCGGAAGACACGCTCGGCGAGGATCTCGTCGGCGCGGTCATCACGGTGCCCGCCTATTTCGATGAAGCCCAGCGCCAGGCCACCAAGGACGCCGCGAAGCTCGCGGGCCTGAACGTGCTGCGCCTGCTCAACGAGCCGACGGCCGCGGCCATCGCGTACGGCCTCGACAACGCTTCCGAAGGCCTGTACGCCGTCTACGATCTCGGCGGCGGCACCTTCGATCTGTCCATTCTGAAGCTCACGAAGGGCGTGTTCGAAGTCCTCGCGGCGGGCGGCGATTCCGCGCTCGGCGGCGACGATTTCGACCACGCGCTGTATCGCCATGTGCTGACGCAAGCCGGCATCCAGCCGAAGACGCCGGAAGACGTGCGCCTGCTGCTCGATCGCGTGCGCACGGCGAAAGAGGCGCTGTCGTCGGCGAGCGAAACGCGCGTGCAGGCGAGCCTGTCCTCGGGCGAAACCATCGACGTGGCCGTGACCGAAGCGCAGTTCGCCGCGCTGACCGAATCGCTCGTCGCGCGCACGCTCGGGCCGACGAAGAAGGCGCTGCGCGACGCGAAGGTGACGCCCGCCGATATCAAGGGCGTCGTGCTGGTCGGCGGCGCGACGCGCATGCCGGTGATCCGCCGCGCGGTGGAAGCGTTCTTCGGCCAGCCGCCGCTCGTGAATCTCGACCCGGATCAGGTCGTCGCGCTGGGCGCGGCGATTCAGGCCGATCTGCTCGCCGGCAACCGGCGCGGCGAGGGCGACGACTGGCTTCTGCTCGACGTGATTCCGCTGTCGCTCGGCGTGGAAACGATGGGCGGTCTCACCGAGAAGATCATTCCGCGCAATTCGACCATTCCGACCGCCCGCGCCCAGGACTTCACGACGTTCAAGGACGGCCAGACGGCGATGGCGATCCACGTCGTGCAAGGCGAGCGCGAGCTCGTCTCCGACTGCCGCTCGCTTGCGCGTTTCGAGTTGCGCGGCATTCCGCCGATGGCGGCGGGTGCTGCGCGCATCCGCGTCACGTATCAGGTGGACGCGGACGGCCTGCTGTCGGTCTTTGCGCGCGAGCAGACATCGGGCGTGGAGGCGTCGGTGGTGGTGAAGCCGTCGTACGGTCTCGCCGATGACGACGTCGCCCGCATGCTCGAAGAGAGCTTCAAGACCGCCGAGACCGACATGCGCGCCCGCGCGCTGCGCGAGGCGCTCGTCGAAGCGCAACGGCTGATCGAAGCGACGCAGGCCGCGCTCGCCGCCGACGGTGAATTGCTCGACGAGGCCGAACGCGCGCAGATCGAAACGCTGATCGGCGAACTGGCGACGCGCTCGCAAAGCGAGTCGGTCGAGCAGATCGACGAGGCGACGAAGGCGCTCGCCGCCGCCACCGACGAATTTGCCGCGCGCCGCATGAACAAGAGCATTCGCCGCGCGCTCGCGGGCCGCAAGCTCGACGACGTCTGA
- the hscB gene encoding Fe-S protein assembly co-chaperone HscB, which produces MATLTDSHFDLFGLPPTFAVDRDRLDDAYRTVQAQVHPDRFAAAGDAQRRLAMQWATRANEAYQTLRDPLKRARYMLSLRGIDVGAENNTAMEPAFLMQQMEWRENIEDAAAAKNIGALESLLTELRDEERVRFTKLEALIDSNADQAASEAVRQLMFIERVAHEIGAQIERLENA; this is translated from the coding sequence ATGGCAACGCTCACCGACAGCCACTTCGATCTCTTCGGCCTGCCGCCGACTTTCGCCGTTGACCGCGACCGGCTCGACGACGCCTACCGCACCGTGCAGGCGCAAGTGCATCCCGACCGCTTCGCCGCCGCCGGCGACGCGCAGCGCCGGCTCGCGATGCAGTGGGCCACGCGCGCCAACGAGGCGTACCAGACGCTGCGCGATCCGCTGAAGCGCGCGCGCTATATGCTGTCGCTGCGCGGCATCGACGTCGGCGCCGAGAACAACACGGCGATGGAGCCGGCGTTCCTCATGCAGCAGATGGAATGGCGCGAGAATATCGAAGATGCCGCCGCGGCGAAGAACATCGGCGCGCTGGAATCGCTGCTTACCGAACTGCGCGATGAAGAGCGCGTGCGCTTTACCAAACTCGAAGCGCTGATCGACAGCAATGCGGATCAGGCGGCGAGCGAAGCGGTGCGTCAACTGATGTTCATCGAGCGCGTCGCGCATGAGATCGGCGCGCAGATCGAGCGGCTGGAAAACGCCTGA
- the iscA gene encoding iron-sulfur cluster assembly protein IscA produces the protein MAITLTEKAAQHVQKYLTRRGKGVGLRLGVRTTGCSGLAYKLEYVDELAPEDMVFESAGVKIVIDPKSLAYLDGTELDFAREGLNEGFRFNNPNAKDECGCGESFRV, from the coding sequence ATGGCAATCACGTTGACGGAGAAGGCGGCACAACACGTGCAGAAGTATTTGACGCGGCGCGGCAAGGGCGTGGGCCTGCGCCTGGGCGTGCGCACGACCGGCTGCTCGGGTCTGGCTTACAAGCTCGAATATGTCGACGAACTGGCGCCCGAAGACATGGTGTTCGAATCGGCGGGCGTGAAGATCGTCATCGATCCGAAGAGCCTCGCTTACCTCGACGGCACCGAGCTCGACTTCGCGCGCGAAGGGCTGAACGAAGGTTTCCGCTTCAACAATCCGAACGCGAAAGACGAATGCGGCTGCGGCGAATCGTTCCGCGTGTGA